A window of Candidatus Dojkabacteria bacterium contains these coding sequences:
- a CDS encoding type Z 30S ribosomal protein S14: MAKKSKVAQAKRYKKSQKHSTKVYNRCEICGRPRGYIRKFGMCRICFRKLAHEGEIPGVKKLVW; this comes from the coding sequence ATGGCAAAGAAGTCTAAGGTAGCACAAGCGAAAAGATACAAGAAGTCACAGAAGCACAGTACCAAAGTGTATAATAGGTGCGAAATTTGTGGCAGGCCAAGGGGATATATTCGAAAGTTTGGTATGTGCAGAATCTGTTTTAGAAAATTGGCACACGAGGGTGAAATCCCGGGTGTTAAGAAATTAGTTTGGTAG
- the rpsJ gene encoding 30S ribosomal protein S10: MANKLPKIRVKLEGYDPVVVDKSVKSLVEAAVGTGAKVAGPVPLPTRSQKFAVNRSPHVYKSSMEHFVVRKHKRLVDIVEPTAKTIDALQHLQMPSGVGIEIQQVN, translated from the coding sequence ATGGCAAACAAACTACCAAAAATTCGAGTCAAACTTGAAGGTTATGACCCGGTTGTTGTTGATAAGTCCGTAAAAAGTCTTGTTGAAGCTGCTGTAGGTACAGGTGCAAAAGTCGCGGGACCGGTTCCACTCCCGACTCGAAGCCAGAAGTTTGCCGTAAACCGATCGCCTCATGTGTATAAGAGCTCTATGGAGCACTTTGTAGTGAGGAAGCATAAGAGACTGGTCGATATTGTGGAACCAACTGCCAAGACTATAGATGCATTACAGCATCTCCAGATGCCTTCTGGTGTGGGTATTGAAATTCAGCAAGTGAATTAG
- the rplW gene encoding 50S ribosomal protein L23: MKRNAIIQPVISEKSYDMANAQNKYVFYVDPAASKVEIAKAIEGEYKVKVVSVNTTVRPGKIRRDWRYSKSTRISDRKKAVVKLKDGDKIDDFFNF, from the coding sequence ATGAAAAGAAATGCTATAATACAGCCCGTTATTTCGGAGAAGAGCTACGACATGGCAAACGCTCAGAACAAGTATGTTTTCTATGTCGATCCTGCAGCTTCTAAAGTAGAAATTGCCAAGGCGATAGAGGGTGAATACAAGGTCAAGGTTGTATCAGTAAATACAACAGTCCGACCTGGCAAGATTAGGAGAGACTGGAGATACTCTAAGTCTACCCGAATCTCTGACCGCAAGAAGGCAGTTGTGAAATTGAAAGATGGAGATAAGATTGATGATTTCTTTAACTTCTAG
- the rplE gene encoding 50S ribosomal protein L5: protein MARLKELYDKQYRQELLKEGGFNNIMEVPRIEKIVINTGVGDATKNSAAIDEAVEILTLISGQKPVVSKAKKAVSSFKVRENMDIGVHVTLRGEKMWEFLDKLISVVFPRTTDFRGLSPKAFDGSGNYSVGIPEHTVFIEIDANKVQKLRGLQVNIATSAKNDKAAKMLLDKFGFPFKKDGKEV from the coding sequence ATGGCACGACTAAAGGAATTATACGACAAACAGTACAGACAGGAATTGCTCAAAGAGGGTGGATTCAACAATATTATGGAGGTCCCTCGAATTGAGAAGATCGTTATAAACACAGGAGTAGGTGATGCTACAAAGAACTCGGCGGCGATTGATGAAGCAGTAGAGATTCTTACCCTGATCAGCGGGCAGAAGCCAGTTGTATCTAAGGCAAAGAAAGCTGTATCTTCATTCAAAGTGAGAGAGAATATGGATATTGGAGTACATGTTACACTGCGAGGTGAGAAGATGTGGGAGTTTTTGGACAAGCTGATTAGCGTTGTATTCCCAAGAACCACAGACTTCCGTGGACTTTCACCAAAGGCTTTTGATGGAAGTGGTAACTACTCTGTAGGTATCCCTGAGCATACAGTGTTTATAGAGATTGACGCGAATAAGGTACAGAAATTGAGAGGCTTGCAGGTAAACATTGCAACTTCTGCGAAGAATGACAAAGCAGCGAAGATGTTGTTGGATAAATTTGGTTTCCCATTCAAGAAAGATGGCAAAGAAGTCTAA
- the rplP gene encoding 50S ribosomal protein L16, protein MMQPKKTKYRKEFRGKRGGIASANNEVQFGQYGLKAVDRGWVESREIEAARRAIVGHIKRKGKVWIKIFPHKPYTSKPVNSKMTAGKGDLEGYVAVVKPGTMLFEMSGTTEEIAREAFRLGAHKLSVKTKFVYRSEI, encoded by the coding sequence ATGATGCAGCCAAAGAAGACAAAATATAGGAAAGAGTTCAGAGGCAAGAGGGGTGGAATTGCTTCAGCAAACAATGAGGTACAGTTCGGACAGTATGGTCTGAAGGCTGTAGATCGAGGCTGGGTAGAATCAAGAGAGATTGAAGCTGCACGTAGAGCTATCGTTGGTCATATCAAGCGAAAGGGAAAGGTATGGATCAAGATCTTCCCACACAAGCCTTATACATCGAAGCCAGTAAACTCGAAAATGACTGCAGGTAAGGGTGATCTTGAAGGCTATGTAGCAGTAGTAAAGCCAGGGACAATGCTTTTTGAGATGAGTGGTACTACCGAGGAGATCGCACGCGAGGCATTCAGACTTGGAGCACACAAGCTTTCAGTAAAAACTAAGTTTGTATACCGAAGCGAGATCTAA
- the rplF gene encoding 50S ribosomal protein L6 produces MSRVGINPIKIEEGVDVNINGNVVSVKGPKGEIVHTLPAELTVEVKDGQIVVGRKDDERFSRSIHGTFRALLAGAVAGVKDGFEKKLELVGVGYRVRMEGANLSLSLGLTHPVVVEPVEGIQYEVPDEVTIIVKGHDKQKVGEVAARIREIKKPEPYKGKGIRYEGEYVRRKSAKAVTA; encoded by the coding sequence ATGTCGAGAGTAGGGATAAACCCAATCAAAATTGAAGAAGGTGTAGATGTAAACATTAATGGAAACGTTGTGTCAGTAAAAGGCCCAAAGGGCGAAATTGTTCACACACTACCTGCAGAGCTTACTGTAGAAGTTAAAGACGGTCAGATTGTAGTTGGTAGGAAAGATGATGAGAGATTCTCAAGGTCGATCCACGGTACATTCAGAGCTCTTCTGGCTGGTGCGGTAGCAGGTGTCAAAGATGGATTTGAGAAGAAGCTTGAATTGGTAGGCGTTGGATACAGAGTCAGGATGGAAGGTGCAAACCTATCACTCTCACTTGGGCTGACTCATCCAGTAGTAGTCGAGCCAGTTGAGGGTATTCAGTACGAGGTTCCAGATGAGGTTACAATAATTGTTAAAGGACATGATAAGCAAAAAGTTGGTGAAGTTGCAGCAAGAATCAGAGAGATAAAGAAGCCTGAGCCTTATAAAGGCAAGGGAATCCGATATGAGGGTGAGTATGTACGTAGAAAGAGTGCTAAAGCAGTAACTGCATAA
- the rplR gene encoding 50S ribosomal protein L18, with amino-acid sequence MKASKKVRREKRKRHIRKNLHGSAAIPRVFVFKSNSYLYAGAADDDAHKVIASAMSDKGMDNAAKMGEELGKKLVKAKYEKIVFDRSGYKYHGNVKAIADGIRKAGLKF; translated from the coding sequence ATGAAGGCTAGTAAGAAAGTAAGAAGAGAAAAAAGAAAGAGACATATCAGGAAGAATCTGCATGGTAGTGCAGCAATTCCTCGAGTCTTCGTCTTCAAGAGCAATAGCTACCTCTATGCTGGCGCTGCTGATGATGATGCTCACAAGGTAATTGCTTCAGCAATGTCTGACAAGGGCATGGATAATGCGGCAAAGATGGGTGAGGAATTGGGAAAGAAGCTTGTTAAGGCAAAGTATGAGAAAATTGTGTTTGACAGAAGCGGATATAAGTATCATGGCAATGTCAAAGCAATAGCAGATGGAATCAGAAAAGCTGGTCTTAAGTTCTAA
- the rplV gene encoding 50S ribosomal protein L22, which yields MENRTVKTQVKNIAQSPLKLRLVANMVRGKNAAEAMEMMKFVNKKGANFVYKALKGALADAENNYNMDGKDLFVSHISVDGATPYKRGRYASRGRASRILKRRSHLNLELSVKS from the coding sequence ATGGAAAACAGAACAGTCAAAACACAAGTAAAAAATATCGCGCAGTCTCCTCTAAAGTTGAGGTTGGTTGCAAATATGGTTCGAGGAAAGAACGCAGCAGAGGCTATGGAGATGATGAAATTTGTAAACAAGAAGGGCGCAAATTTTGTGTATAAAGCACTGAAGGGTGCGCTCGCCGATGCTGAGAATAATTACAACATGGACGGAAAAGATCTTTTTGTAAGTCATATCTCTGTAGATGGTGCGACCCCTTATAAGAGAGGTCGATATGCATCACGAGGTAGGGCATCAAGAATTTTGAAGAGAAGGTCGCATTTAAATTTAGAGCTGAGTGTTAAGAGCTAA
- the rpsH gene encoding 30S ribosomal protein S8, with product MSDIVADTLARIKNAVMRRHESVNVTNSKISASIVEILKQENFVEGYEIDGNDIVVSLKYAAGEPMVENFVKVSKPGQRIYVGYKDILPVMNGRGIAIISTSNGLMTGAQAKSKKLGGEYICKIW from the coding sequence ATGAGCGATATAGTTGCAGACACATTGGCAAGAATTAAAAATGCAGTAATGAGGAGACACGAGAGTGTTAACGTCACTAACTCAAAGATTTCTGCATCGATCGTTGAGATCTTGAAGCAAGAGAACTTTGTTGAGGGTTATGAGATTGATGGGAACGATATTGTTGTAAGTTTGAAATATGCTGCTGGCGAGCCAATGGTTGAGAATTTTGTAAAGGTAAGCAAGCCAGGTCAGAGAATATATGTTGGTTATAAGGATATCTTGCCAGTGATGAACGGACGAGGTATTGCTATAATCAGCACTTCGAATGGCTTGATGACTGGTGCGCAAGCAAAATCAAAGAAGCTTGGTGGAGAATATATCTGTAAAATCTGGTAA
- the rpsS gene encoding 30S ribosomal protein S19 → MSRSVKKGPYVDEKLMKKVRKALETGERSPIKTWSRASVITPEMVGLTFGVHNGKDHVSVLVSESMVGHRLGEFSPTRKFKGHAKKGKLSKVYGSSGRFE, encoded by the coding sequence ATGTCACGATCAGTAAAAAAAGGTCCGTATGTAGACGAGAAGTTAATGAAAAAGGTTCGAAAGGCTCTGGAAACAGGTGAGAGGTCTCCTATTAAGACATGGAGCCGAGCTTCTGTTATAACTCCAGAGATGGTTGGATTGACTTTTGGTGTGCACAACGGTAAAGATCATGTTTCAGTACTGGTCTCAGAGAGCATGGTTGGACATAGACTTGGTGAGTTCTCCCCTACAAGGAAATTCAAGGGTCATGCTAAGAAGGGTAAGCTCTCTAAGGTTTACGGTAGCTCAGGTAGATTCGAATAA
- the rpsC gene encoding 30S ribosomal protein S3, giving the protein MSHKINSNAMRMGISKTWKSKWYAEGDAYKEQLHQDLKIKKFVAENLDAAGLDSIEVSRSAGKVSVDAFVARPGVAIGRGGTGIEDLNKKLKQMLKLEVDVKVKEVQKPDLSANILASEIVSGLKRRMPAKMLAQAAIEKAMGAGAKGIRVWIAGRINGAQQARTVKFSQGAVPLHTLKANIEFCSAVAQTGDLGKFGVKVWVYRESKLDDQE; this is encoded by the coding sequence ATGTCACACAAAATCAACTCCAATGCGATGCGCATGGGGATAAGTAAAACTTGGAAGTCAAAGTGGTATGCCGAAGGTGATGCATACAAAGAGCAGCTCCACCAGGATCTAAAGATCAAAAAATTTGTGGCAGAGAATCTTGATGCAGCAGGCTTGGACAGTATCGAAGTAAGTAGGTCAGCTGGCAAGGTATCGGTTGATGCATTTGTGGCAAGGCCAGGTGTAGCAATTGGACGAGGTGGCACAGGAATTGAAGATCTTAACAAGAAGCTGAAGCAGATGTTGAAGCTAGAGGTTGATGTAAAGGTAAAAGAGGTTCAGAAGCCCGACCTTTCAGCAAATATTCTAGCTAGCGAGATTGTAAGTGGTTTGAAGAGGAGGATGCCTGCAAAAATGTTGGCTCAGGCCGCAATTGAGAAGGCAATGGGTGCAGGTGCAAAAGGAATCAGAGTGTGGATAGCCGGACGAATCAATGGTGCACAGCAGGCTAGAACTGTAAAGTTCTCTCAGGGTGCTGTCCCACTTCACACATTGAAGGCAAACATTGAGTTCTGCTCTGCTGTTGCGCAGACAGGTGACTTGGGCAAATTTGGTGTAAAGGTGTGGGTATATCGAGAGAGCAAATTAGATGATCAGGAATAG
- the rplN gene encoding 50S ribosomal protein L14: MVQRESKLKVTDNSGGKVAKVIGIPGASKKRWARVGEIVKVSIVQAAPNAAIEAHEVHSAVIVRTRKEKRRSGGSYIRFDDNACVLIDAKKAPKGTRVFGPVARELKDNGFDKIISLAPEVL; this comes from the coding sequence ATGGTTCAGAGAGAATCGAAGCTAAAAGTTACGGATAACTCAGGAGGAAAAGTAGCCAAGGTTATTGGTATTCCTGGCGCATCTAAGAAAAGATGGGCAAGAGTTGGAGAGATCGTTAAGGTCTCTATTGTGCAGGCAGCACCAAATGCTGCTATTGAAGCACATGAGGTACATAGCGCAGTGATCGTACGAACCAGAAAAGAGAAGCGAAGATCCGGTGGATCTTACATCCGATTTGATGACAATGCTTGTGTATTGATCGACGCAAAGAAGGCTCCTAAGGGTACCCGCGTGTTTGGCCCAGTTGCTCGTGAATTGAAGGATAACGGATTCGACAAGATAATCTCGTTGGCACCGGAGGTACTATGA
- the rpsQ gene encoding 30S ribosomal protein S17, producing the protein MDKANKKKNRKRLEGVVLSNKMQGTVKVRVEKPVQHAQYYKIVSYRKAFFASTTKEIEVGARVVIEETRPVAKNVNWKVVQVLEA; encoded by the coding sequence ATGGATAAAGCAAACAAGAAGAAAAATAGAAAGAGATTAGAAGGTGTAGTGCTAAGCAATAAGATGCAGGGCACCGTAAAAGTACGCGTTGAGAAGCCTGTACAGCACGCACAGTACTACAAGATCGTGTCTTACAGGAAAGCTTTCTTTGCCAGTACAACCAAGGAGATTGAAGTCGGTGCAAGAGTTGTAATTGAAGAGACCCGACCAGTTGCCAAGAACGTGAACTGGAAAGTTGTGCAAGTTCTAGAAGCATAA
- the rplO gene encoding 50S ribosomal protein L15: MKLENLPKRKNRTFKGKRIGRGYGSGVGGHTATRGSKGQKSRSGHKSLVMFEGGNVPFYRRMPKYKGFSRPFKIEYEVVNVAVLNEEFKTGETVNLDTLREKALIQKRTTHVKILGSGDLDKKLTIEGLALSESARDKVLGAKGVIKEVKE; the protein is encoded by the coding sequence ATGAAACTCGAAAATCTACCAAAAAGAAAAAATAGAACATTCAAGGGAAAGAGAATCGGCCGCGGTTATGGTAGCGGTGTTGGTGGACATACCGCAACTCGAGGTTCGAAGGGTCAGAAATCACGATCAGGCCACAAGTCACTCGTAATGTTTGAAGGTGGTAATGTGCCTTTCTACCGCAGAATGCCTAAGTACAAGGGATTCAGCCGACCATTCAAGATTGAGTATGAAGTTGTAAATGTCGCAGTGCTTAACGAAGAGTTTAAAACAGGTGAGACAGTAAATCTTGATACATTGAGAGAGAAAGCATTGATTCAGAAAAGGACTACACATGTGAAGATCCTCGGATCAGGAGATTTGGATAAGAAGCTTACTATAGAGGGTCTAGCGCTGTCTGAGAGCGCACGAGACAAAGTGCTTGGAGCAAAGGGTGTAATTAAGGAAGTTAAAGAGTAG
- the rplD gene encoding 50S ribosomal protein L4, translating to MNYEVVDLKGKKTGDKVELNDAVWAAPFNADLVAQVVNVFRSNQRSGTAHAKGKGDVSGGGKKPWRQKGTGRARHGSIRSPLWVGGGVTFLPNYRNWKRGINKKMKVNSLKSILSKRLGDNELMIVDFGKADRKSFEEKGKVLFVTSDKDTYMKFRNVGNVQLVSGMDLHTYDISICRKIYVDKEDLSKLEGRLS from the coding sequence ATGAATTACGAAGTAGTAGACCTAAAAGGAAAGAAGACAGGTGACAAGGTAGAGCTAAATGATGCTGTATGGGCAGCACCTTTTAACGCGGATCTTGTTGCACAGGTTGTAAACGTGTTTAGGTCTAACCAGAGGTCAGGTACAGCACATGCAAAAGGCAAGGGTGATGTAAGCGGTGGTGGTAAGAAGCCATGGAGACAGAAGGGTACCGGTCGTGCAAGACATGGATCGATCCGCTCCCCTCTATGGGTTGGTGGTGGTGTAACATTCCTCCCTAACTACCGAAATTGGAAGCGCGGCATCAATAAGAAAATGAAGGTAAACTCGCTCAAGTCAATTCTATCGAAGAGACTTGGAGATAACGAATTGATGATTGTAGATTTTGGCAAGGCAGATCGAAAATCATTTGAAGAGAAAGGAAAGGTGCTTTTCGTGACTTCAGATAAGGATACATATATGAAATTTAGAAATGTCGGAAATGTGCAGCTTGTATCAGGTATGGATCTGCACACCTACGATATCTCTATATGTAGAAAGATCTATGTTGATAAAGAGGATTTAAGTAAGTTGGAGGGTAGGCTCTCATGA
- the tuf gene encoding elongation factor Tu, whose product MADYQRDLPHANIGTLGHVDHGKTTLVRGILRAFSEEADKFIDKLDKDPIARAKAITISVAHVEVTTPNRHYALVDCPGHKDYIKNMITGAAQMDGAILVVSSSDGAMPQTREHLLLARQVGVQHLVVAINKFGEVDPEIMELIKADIQGLLEKYGYDASTPIVEVDALKAFNGEAEGIESVKNLMAVVDEKIPLPERPLDQPFLMPVEDVFSIEGRGTVVTGRIERGVIALNGEVDILGMGRKDQKTAVTGIETFNKPMKEGQAGDNAGLLLRGLKREDVERGQVLAAAGSVKTHTDFKAEVYVLSKEEGGRHSPFTSGYKPQFYVRTADVTGEVKLPDGVEMVMPGENVELQVTLIAPVVVEQGMKFAIREGGSTVGHGVVTEITN is encoded by the coding sequence ATGGCAGACTATCAAAGAGATCTACCACACGCCAATATTGGTACACTCGGTCACGTTGACCACGGTAAGACCACATTGGTTAGAGGTATCCTCCGAGCATTCTCAGAGGAAGCCGATAAGTTTATTGATAAGCTAGACAAGGATCCTATTGCCCGTGCAAAGGCAATCACGATCTCTGTTGCTCACGTTGAGGTAACTACACCTAACAGACACTACGCACTCGTAGACTGTCCAGGTCACAAGGACTACATCAAGAACATGATCACAGGTGCCGCACAGATGGACGGCGCAATCTTGGTTGTTTCTTCATCTGACGGAGCAATGCCTCAGACAAGAGAGCACTTGCTACTCGCTCGACAGGTTGGTGTGCAGCATTTGGTTGTTGCTATCAACAAGTTCGGTGAAGTTGATCCTGAAATTATGGAATTGATCAAGGCCGACATCCAGGGCTTGCTCGAGAAATATGGATACGACGCAAGTACACCTATTGTTGAGGTTGATGCACTCAAGGCATTCAATGGTGAAGCAGAGGGTATCGAGAGCGTTAAGAACCTTATGGCAGTAGTCGACGAGAAGATCCCTCTCCCAGAGAGACCTCTTGATCAGCCATTCTTGATGCCAGTTGAGGATGTATTCTCAATTGAGGGTCGAGGTACAGTTGTAACAGGAAGAATCGAGAGAGGTGTAATCGCACTTAACGGTGAAGTAGACATCCTCGGAATGGGTCGAAAAGACCAGAAGACAGCTGTAACTGGAATCGAGACATTCAACAAGCCAATGAAGGAAGGTCAGGCAGGCGACAACGCAGGTCTCCTCCTCCGTGGTTTGAAGAGAGAAGATGTAGAGCGAGGTCAGGTTCTTGCAGCTGCAGGCTCAGTAAAGACACACACAGACTTCAAGGCTGAGGTTTATGTACTTAGCAAGGAAGAGGGTGGTCGACACTCACCATTCACATCAGGATATAAGCCACAGTTCTATGTAAGAACTGCAGATGTGACAGGTGAAGTTAAGCTCCCTGATGGAGTAGAGATGGTAATGCCAGGAGAGAATGTTGAGCTCCAGGTTACATTGATCGCTCCTGTGGTTGTTGAGCAGGGAATGAAGTTTGCTATCCGTGAGGGTGGTAGCACAGTAGGTCACGGGGTTGTAACAGAGATTACTAACTAG
- the rplB gene encoding 50S ribosomal protein L2: MATRKFKPTTASMRGTRLEDRSYLAKEKGPRSLTTSKRKITGRNNQGRITVRHRGGAQKRRLRIIDFKRDKFDIPGEIVNFYFDPNRSANLALVQYTDGEKRYIIAPRGMSVGDSVVSGEKTDVLVGNAMKLKNIPSGTEVHCVELTPGKGAKLGRAAGQVIVVLGVDSTGKYVQLRMSSGEVRLVHGEAMAVIGQVGNEDRMNMKLGKAGRKRRLGWRPEVRGMVMHPAQHPHGGGEGKGVIGGPAKDIYGNRVGVKTRKNKRTDRFIVRMRRSKTRPYAKK, encoded by the coding sequence ATGGCAACAAGGAAATTTAAACCAACAACCGCATCAATGAGAGGTACAAGGCTTGAAGATAGGTCTTACCTCGCCAAGGAGAAGGGTCCAAGGTCATTGACAACATCGAAGAGGAAAATTACCGGTCGAAACAACCAGGGTAGGATCACTGTACGCCATAGAGGTGGTGCACAGAAGCGAAGATTGAGGATTATTGACTTCAAGAGAGATAAATTTGATATCCCTGGAGAGATTGTAAACTTCTACTTCGACCCTAACCGATCTGCAAACCTAGCATTGGTACAGTATACCGATGGCGAGAAGCGATATATAATCGCACCTCGAGGGATGTCAGTTGGAGATAGTGTTGTCTCTGGTGAGAAGACAGACGTGCTTGTAGGAAATGCAATGAAATTGAAGAATATTCCTTCAGGTACTGAAGTGCACTGTGTTGAGCTTACACCTGGCAAGGGTGCAAAGCTTGGACGGGCAGCAGGCCAGGTGATTGTTGTTCTGGGTGTTGATTCAACAGGTAAATATGTGCAGCTAAGGATGTCATCGGGCGAGGTACGATTAGTACATGGTGAGGCTATGGCTGTAATTGGACAGGTTGGAAACGAAGATCGAATGAATATGAAGCTTGGTAAGGCTGGACGAAAGAGAAGGCTTGGCTGGAGACCAGAGGTACGAGGAATGGTGATGCATCCTGCACAGCACCCACATGGTGGTGGTGAAGGTAAGGGTGTAATCGGTGGACCAGCAAAGGATATTTATGGAAACAGAGTTGGCGTGAAGACAAGAAAGAATAAGAGAACTGATAGATTTATTGTAAGGATGAGAAGGTCTAAGACAAGGCCTTACGCGAAGAAGTAA
- the rpsE gene encoding 30S ribosomal protein S5, which yields MREGNNRNNRRDRRESKYESKTVAIRRVAKVTAGGKRLRFSAMVVSGDKSGSVGVGLGRGLDTRNAVEKGSRKAEKNMTKIQLVGDTIPHEVIYKSGACKVMLRPAKPGTGIIAGSSVRTVLEVCGIDNVYGKILGSNDLIGNTYCTFEALKSLRNERVLAKMKNMQARIGLKEEIERERKKKELAARKLRQQNDKRGDNRGRKGGRFGGKRHDRRKPEAAVEVAKVDKPEVKVETEVKE from the coding sequence ATGAGAGAAGGAAATAACAGGAACAATAGAAGAGATCGAAGAGAATCAAAGTACGAGTCAAAGACCGTAGCTATTCGACGCGTTGCCAAGGTAACCGCCGGTGGTAAGAGGCTTAGATTCAGTGCCATGGTTGTATCAGGAGATAAGAGCGGTTCTGTAGGCGTAGGTCTTGGACGTGGTCTTGATACCCGAAATGCAGTAGAGAAGGGCTCACGTAAGGCAGAAAAGAACATGACAAAGATCCAGTTGGTTGGAGATACCATCCCACATGAAGTTATCTACAAGAGTGGAGCATGCAAAGTGATGCTTCGTCCTGCCAAGCCAGGTACAGGAATCATCGCAGGCTCTTCAGTACGAACAGTGCTTGAGGTGTGTGGTATTGATAATGTTTATGGTAAAATCTTGGGCTCGAACGACCTGATCGGAAACACCTACTGCACATTTGAGGCTTTGAAGTCACTTCGAAATGAAAGAGTGCTCGCAAAGATGAAGAATATGCAGGCAAGAATTGGTCTCAAAGAAGAGATTGAGCGGGAGAGAAAGAAGAAAGAGCTCGCCGCAAGGAAATTGAGACAGCAGAATGATAAGCGTGGTGATAACCGAGGAAGAAAAGGTGGAAGATTCGGTGGAAAGCGACATGATAGAAGGAAGCCAGAGGCAGCTGTTGAGGTTGCAAAAGTAGACAAACCAGAAGTTAAAGTTGAAACTGAGGTAAAAGAATAA
- the rplC gene encoding 50S ribosomal protein L3, with translation MKYILGIKKGMTRVFDGDHSVAVTVVDVDGCKVSFADDKGYELGIGSKKGNGAAVGKYKKYGSVPRYTQWVSTKLDDGMEVGSDVSTDGFEKGVKVNVKATTKGKGFAGVVKRWGFHGGPKTHGQSDRHRAPGSIGAGTDPGRVLKGKRMAGRMGGDQITVKNKMIVDKKENYLLVSGAIPGSKGSKVLIAVAE, from the coding sequence ATGAAATACATTCTAGGTATTAAAAAGGGAATGACAAGGGTATTTGATGGTGACCACTCTGTCGCTGTCACAGTTGTTGACGTTGATGGCTGTAAAGTCTCTTTTGCTGATGATAAGGGCTACGAGCTTGGAATTGGCAGCAAAAAGGGTAATGGCGCAGCAGTCGGCAAGTATAAGAAATATGGCTCTGTCCCGAGATATACACAATGGGTTTCGACAAAGCTTGATGATGGCATGGAGGTAGGTAGTGATGTAAGTACAGATGGATTTGAGAAAGGCGTTAAGGTAAATGTAAAGGCTACAACAAAGGGTAAGGGTTTTGCAGGTGTAGTTAAGAGATGGGGTTTCCATGGTGGTCCTAAGACCCACGGTCAGTCAGATAGGCATAGAGCTCCTGGCTCGATCGGTGCAGGTACAGACCCAGGTAGGGTATTGAAGGGTAAGAGAATGGCTGGAAGAATGGGTGGTGATCAGATTACTGTTAAGAATAAGATGATTGTTGATAAGAAAGAGAATTATCTATTGGTATCTGGGGCAATCCCAGGATCAAAGGGAAGCAAAGTTTTAATTGCAGTAGCCGAATAA